A genomic stretch from Alloyangia pacifica includes:
- a CDS encoding MurR/RpiR family transcriptional regulator: MDIFATLMQEGLKLSQSEQRIADLVLKDIDFATNASITDLAARAEVSPPTVTRFCRRLGCNSFSDFKVTLAKSSYVGLRYLRPEAKSSTPSEVAEDIVTKAQKALFMMHDALDMSAMERAAETLSRAEMIYAFGSGGNSSMIVNEMQNRLFRLGARITTSTDHGMQMMQASAVTQRDVVFGSSFSGRNAELVRAFGLARDQGATTIALTQSGSPVSEAADVVLSVVLPEGENIFRPTSTRYAMLAVVDILANLVAYTNRTESAATLRRIKESLIRHRDGDDRQLLGD, encoded by the coding sequence ATGGATATCTTCGCAACGCTGATGCAGGAAGGGCTGAAGCTCTCACAGTCCGAGCAGCGCATCGCCGACCTTGTGCTGAAGGACATCGACTTCGCCACCAATGCCTCGATCACCGACCTCGCCGCAAGGGCCGAAGTGTCGCCCCCCACCGTGACCCGCTTCTGCCGCCGGCTCGGCTGCAACTCCTTCTCGGATTTCAAGGTCACCCTGGCCAAGTCCTCCTACGTCGGGCTGCGCTACCTGCGCCCGGAGGCAAAGTCCTCGACCCCTTCGGAGGTGGCCGAAGACATTGTGACCAAGGCCCAGAAAGCGCTCTTCATGATGCATGACGCGCTCGACATGTCAGCCATGGAACGCGCCGCGGAAACCCTCTCACGGGCCGAGATGATCTATGCCTTCGGCTCGGGCGGCAACTCGTCGATGATCGTCAACGAGATGCAGAACCGCCTGTTCCGCCTCGGTGCGCGGATCACCACTTCCACCGACCACGGCATGCAGATGATGCAGGCCTCGGCGGTGACCCAGCGGGACGTGGTGTTCGGCTCGTCCTTCTCGGGGCGCAACGCCGAGCTGGTGCGCGCCTTCGGTCTTGCCCGCGATCAGGGAGCGACGACCATCGCGCTCACCCAGTCCGGCTCTCCGGTGTCCGAGGCCGCCGACGTGGTGCTGTCGGTGGTCCTTCCCGAGGGCGAGAACATCTTCCGCCCCACCTCGACCCGCTACGCCATGCTGGCCGTCGTCGACATCCTTGCGAACCTCGTCGCCTACACCAACCGGACCGAGAGCGCCGCCACCCTGCGCCGGATCAAGGAGAGCCTGATCCGCCACCGCGACGGCGACGACCGACAGCTTCTGGGCGACTGA
- a CDS encoding carbohydrate ABC transporter permease: protein MMKKNAMIDRYRWWEVVLMYCGIFMFLFFVLAPFIEGFLVSLKPLGLLFSTPYKFLPENGSFKAYFTMWESVPEFGRYIFNSFFISTVITVVVLLLVVPASYAFARISFRGSGTLLGAFLAVNMFSGAVLLIPLFRLMRAYGMLNTYWAMIVPGVAFLIPTAIWLLSTYMRRIPRELDEAAYVDGASHFYILRRVILPLAMPGITVVAITTFIGAYAQQFIFALTFNSKTEFMPLPIGLYAYFGRQEVIWNELMAASFVGIAPAMILIFALQRYLVAGLTAGAVKQ, encoded by the coding sequence ATGATGAAGAAAAACGCCATGATCGACCGCTACCGCTGGTGGGAAGTGGTCCTGATGTACTGCGGCATCTTCATGTTCCTCTTCTTCGTGCTGGCGCCCTTCATCGAGGGCTTCCTGGTCTCGCTGAAGCCGCTGGGCCTGCTTTTCTCGACGCCCTACAAGTTCCTGCCAGAGAACGGCTCATTCAAGGCCTACTTCACCATGTGGGAGAGCGTGCCCGAGTTCGGCCGCTACATCTTCAACTCCTTCTTCATCTCGACTGTGATCACCGTGGTGGTGCTGCTGCTGGTGGTGCCCGCGTCTTATGCCTTTGCCCGGATCAGCTTTCGCGGCTCGGGCACGCTGCTCGGCGCCTTTCTGGCGGTGAACATGTTCTCGGGCGCGGTGCTGCTCATCCCGCTGTTCCGGTTGATGCGCGCCTACGGCATGCTCAACACCTACTGGGCGATGATCGTGCCCGGCGTGGCCTTCCTAATCCCGACGGCGATCTGGCTGCTCTCGACCTACATGCGCCGCATCCCGCGCGAGCTGGACGAGGCCGCCTATGTCGATGGTGCCAGCCATTTCTACATCCTGCGCCGGGTGATCCTGCCGCTGGCGATGCCGGGCATCACCGTTGTCGCCATCACCACCTTTATCGGTGCCTACGCTCAGCAGTTCATCTTCGCGCTGACCTTCAACTCCAAGACGGAGTTCATGCCGCTGCCCATCGGCCTTTATGCCTACTTCGGTCGCCAGGAGGTGATCTGGAACGAGCTTATGGCCGCGAGCTTCGTCGGCATCGCCCCGGCGATGATCCTGATCTTCGCGCTGCAACGCTACCTCGTCGCCGGCCTCACCGCCGGGGCGGTGAAGCAGTAG
- a CDS encoding Gfo/Idh/MocA family protein, with protein MKVGIVGLGYRLGYLSQVFTQMHPDFEIAGYVDPAPAGMGLLEQKGISAGTQYATVQELLKAEDLDLLMVGSPNCMHLEHIRAGFEAGVKVFSEKPVVTTKDDSFEMARLLATYGVGNLLVGLVLRYAPLYTDLRAAQARGELGDVVSIEASEHIPPYHGAFFMRDWRRYDRWAGGFMLEKCCHDIDLYNGVIGARPERVSSFGGRRTFVPANDPRARGINDLGVYSQKPSGWNGTDKVFDSDAEIIDYQVAIVEYENGAALNFHTNLNVPDDFRRFAVIGTRGMAEGDFVRGFLNVTDSHTRQPLERKTYQASDLSQHYGADEEMAKGVIASVLTGATQPVSVLDALEAGLLAMAMDEARAKRTVIEMSRTWDLYDEALTAKVPA; from the coding sequence ATGAAAGTCGGCATCGTCGGGCTTGGGTACCGTCTAGGCTACCTGAGCCAGGTCTTCACGCAAATGCATCCTGATTTCGAGATCGCTGGCTACGTCGATCCCGCCCCTGCGGGCATGGGTCTGCTGGAGCAGAAGGGCATCTCCGCAGGCACCCAGTACGCGACAGTGCAGGAGCTGCTCAAGGCCGAAGACCTCGACCTGCTGATGGTGGGTTCGCCCAACTGCATGCACCTCGAGCACATCCGCGCCGGTTTCGAGGCAGGCGTGAAGGTGTTTTCCGAAAAGCCCGTCGTCACCACCAAGGACGACAGCTTCGAGATGGCGCGGCTGCTCGCGACATACGGCGTCGGGAACCTGCTGGTCGGCCTCGTGCTGCGCTACGCCCCTCTCTACACCGACCTGCGCGCGGCGCAGGCGCGCGGCGAGCTCGGCGATGTGGTGTCCATCGAAGCCAGCGAGCACATCCCCCCCTACCACGGCGCCTTCTTCATGCGCGACTGGCGGCGCTACGACCGCTGGGCCGGCGGGTTCATGCTCGAGAAATGCTGCCACGACATCGACCTCTATAATGGAGTCATCGGCGCACGCCCCGAGCGGGTGAGCAGTTTCGGCGGCCGCCGCACCTTCGTGCCCGCGAACGATCCGCGCGCCCGGGGCATCAACGATCTCGGGGTCTACAGCCAGAAGCCTTCGGGCTGGAACGGCACCGACAAGGTCTTCGACAGCGACGCCGAGATCATCGACTACCAGGTGGCCATCGTCGAATACGAGAACGGCGCCGCGCTGAACTTCCACACCAACCTCAACGTGCCCGACGATTTTCGCCGTTTCGCGGTGATTGGCACCCGCGGCATGGCCGAAGGCGACTTCGTCCGTGGATTTCTCAATGTCACCGACAGCCACACCCGCCAGCCACTCGAGCGCAAGACCTACCAGGCCAGCGACCTCTCGCAGCACTACGGCGCGGACGAAGAGATGGCCAAGGGCGTCATCGCCTCGGTGCTGACCGGTGCGACACAGCCCGTCTCGGTGCTCGACGCGCTCGAAGCGGGGCTGCTCGCCATGGCAATGGACGAGGCCCGCGCCAAGCGCACGGTCATCGAGATGTCGCGCACCTGGGATCTCTACGACGAGGCCCTCACCGCCAAGGTTCCGGCCTGA
- a CDS encoding ABC transporter substrate-binding protein — translation MTKTLLRTGAALVALTAAMPAMAEEITMIVCGDTMNPVHQKYIDQWEAQNEGWTVAPEVVGWGQCQDKVTTLAVAGTPVGLAYVGSRTLKEFAEFGLIEPVPMSDEEKASYYPNVVDTVTYQGEQWGVPVAFSTKAFYWNKDLFKEAGLDPESPPKTWAEVIDAAKAVTENTDSAGFGLVAKTFDNTMHQFLHWVYTNNGQVVDAEGNIVLDSPQNLEALEAYKALVPYSEEGPTAYEQNEVRAIFLDSGVAMMHASIAAVSRLEDTDINWGVANLPLGPEAQGPGTLLITDSLAVFSGSGYEEKAVELAKFLTAPEAQEEYDLAEGLTPLRPSANIDALVAETPYWAPYIDGIEFGGPEPLFTDYRGFQNVMIEMVQSVVTGAAEPADALAKADAALKELE, via the coding sequence ATGACCAAGACCCTTCTTCGCACCGGCGCCGCGCTCGTCGCGCTGACCGCCGCGATGCCCGCCATGGCCGAAGAGATCACCATGATTGTCTGCGGCGACACGATGAACCCGGTCCACCAGAAGTATATCGACCAGTGGGAAGCCCAGAACGAAGGCTGGACCGTCGCGCCAGAAGTCGTCGGCTGGGGCCAATGCCAGGACAAGGTGACCACGCTCGCCGTCGCAGGCACCCCCGTGGGTCTCGCCTACGTCGGCTCGCGGACGCTGAAGGAATTTGCCGAGTTCGGCCTGATCGAGCCGGTGCCGATGAGCGACGAGGAAAAGGCCTCCTACTACCCCAACGTGGTCGACACCGTGACCTATCAGGGTGAGCAGTGGGGCGTTCCGGTCGCCTTCTCGACCAAGGCCTTCTACTGGAACAAGGATCTCTTCAAGGAAGCCGGCCTCGATCCGGAAAGCCCGCCCAAGACATGGGCCGAGGTCATCGACGCCGCCAAGGCCGTCACCGAGAACACCGACAGCGCCGGCTTCGGCCTCGTCGCCAAGACTTTCGACAATACCATGCACCAGTTCCTGCATTGGGTGTATACCAACAACGGCCAGGTCGTGGACGCCGAGGGCAACATCGTGCTGGACTCGCCCCAGAACCTCGAGGCGTTGGAAGCCTACAAGGCGCTGGTGCCCTACTCGGAGGAAGGCCCGACCGCCTACGAGCAGAACGAGGTCCGCGCGATCTTCCTCGACAGCGGGGTGGCGATGATGCACGCCTCGATCGCCGCTGTCTCGCGCCTAGAGGACACCGACATCAACTGGGGCGTGGCCAACCTGCCGCTCGGTCCGGAGGCCCAAGGCCCGGGCACGCTGCTGATCACCGACAGCCTCGCCGTTTTCTCGGGCTCCGGCTACGAGGAAAAGGCCGTCGAGCTGGCGAAATTCCTCACCGCGCCGGAAGCGCAGGAAGAATATGACCTCGCCGAAGGCCTGACGCCGCTGCGCCCCTCCGCCAACATCGACGCGCTGGTCGCGGAGACCCCCTACTGGGCGCCCTATATCGACGGCATCGAGTTCGGTGGTCCGGAGCCGCTCTTCACCGACTACCGTGGCTTCCAGAACGTCATGATCGAGATGGTGCAATCCGTGGTCACCGGCGCGGCCGAGCCCGCCGACGCGCTGGCCAAGGCCGACGCCGCGCTCAAAGAGCTCGAGTGA
- a CDS encoding carbohydrate ABC transporter permease yields MSAQKSAVIFAWILLVPALAYVSAIVVYPLLQTVNLSFTDASLRRTTNYIGWENYAKIFDAEFATIIGRTFLWTFLSVSIKMIIGTGGAMLLNAALPGRALFRILTMPPWIVPMAIGIFMWGWMYNGQFGMISGLLQRFGLVDGPVAFLAYGHTAFWATIITDVWIGVPMVTMYMLAAVQSVPQDLHEAAWTDGASRLYRMRRITLPMIFPAAITMSMISLISTFNSFDPIWILTQGGPSGSTTTMIIDTYSTALGSKKFGEGAARAVVICLFLSAFALLYFRAVTKLSRRMTT; encoded by the coding sequence ATGAGCGCACAGAAGTCCGCCGTCATCTTTGCCTGGATCTTGCTGGTCCCCGCTCTGGCCTATGTGTCCGCCATTGTCGTCTACCCGCTGCTGCAGACCGTGAACCTGTCGTTCACCGACGCCTCGCTGCGCCGCACCACGAATTACATTGGCTGGGAGAACTATGCGAAGATCTTCGACGCCGAGTTCGCCACGATCATCGGCCGGACCTTCCTTTGGACCTTCCTTTCGGTCTCGATCAAGATGATCATCGGCACCGGCGGGGCGATGCTGCTCAATGCCGCGCTGCCCGGCCGCGCGCTCTTCCGCATCCTGACCATGCCGCCCTGGATCGTGCCGATGGCCATCGGCATCTTCATGTGGGGCTGGATGTACAACGGCCAGTTCGGCATGATCTCGGGCCTGCTGCAGCGCTTTGGGCTGGTCGACGGGCCGGTCGCCTTCCTCGCCTACGGCCACACTGCGTTCTGGGCGACGATCATCACCGACGTGTGGATCGGTGTGCCGATGGTGACCATGTACATGCTCGCCGCCGTGCAATCGGTGCCACAGGACCTGCACGAGGCCGCCTGGACCGATGGCGCGAGCCGTCTCTACCGGATGCGCAGGATCACCCTGCCGATGATCTTCCCGGCGGCGATCACCATGTCGATGATCTCGCTAATCTCGACCTTCAACTCGTTCGATCCGATCTGGATCCTGACCCAGGGCGGCCCCTCGGGCTCGACCACCACGATGATCATCGACACCTATTCGACCGCGCTCGGCTCCAAGAAGTTCGGCGAGGGTGCGGCGAGAGCGGTGGTGATCTGCCTGTTCCTGTCGGCCTTTGCCCTGCTCTACTTCCGCGCCGTCACCAAGCTGTCGAGGAGGATGACCACATGA
- a CDS encoding D-TA family PLP-dependent enzyme: MPGLANIWPAPGTPLSELLTPLPVIDEARMADNIARAQAYMDRLGRAFRPHIKTHKLPEVARAQLEAGAVGINCQKVTEAEVFAEAGFDDILITYNILGAARLARLKALKARVARLAVTADSFEVVAGLAATFCADAPLTVLVECDTGGGRCGVQTPSAAAALAAEIAAAGGLRFGGLMTYPAPGGAAAVESFVSSAKALLDDAGLGCPAVTVGGTPDFFAAGDIPSATEHRAGTYVYNDRAMVRAGHASLDECAMHILVTVVSRPTPDRAVIDAGSKALTSDLLGFQDHGLIVEYPGARITGLSEEHGVVDLSGIAGEGPKVGEVLRVIPNHTCVVTNLFDRMVFHDGEKVTRVLKVAARGTVW, translated from the coding sequence ATGCCGGGTCTCGCGAATATCTGGCCGGCGCCCGGCACGCCGCTTTCCGAACTGCTGACCCCGCTGCCAGTCATCGACGAGGCGCGCATGGCGGACAACATCGCCCGCGCCCAGGCGTATATGGACAGGCTCGGCCGGGCTTTCCGCCCGCATATCAAGACGCACAAGCTGCCCGAGGTCGCGCGCGCGCAGCTCGAGGCAGGGGCAGTGGGGATCAACTGCCAGAAGGTGACCGAGGCAGAGGTCTTCGCCGAGGCCGGCTTCGACGACATCCTGATCACCTACAACATCCTCGGCGCGGCAAGGCTGGCGCGGCTCAAGGCGCTGAAGGCGCGCGTGGCGCGTCTTGCGGTTACGGCGGACAGTTTTGAGGTCGTGGCCGGCCTCGCCGCCACCTTCTGCGCCGATGCGCCGCTGACAGTGCTGGTCGAATGCGACACCGGCGGCGGGCGCTGCGGCGTGCAGACGCCGTCGGCCGCGGCGGCGCTTGCTGCCGAGATCGCGGCGGCCGGCGGGCTCCGCTTCGGCGGTCTGATGACCTACCCGGCGCCCGGCGGGGCCGCGGCGGTCGAGAGTTTCGTATCCTCGGCCAAGGCGCTTCTGGACGATGCTGGGCTCGGCTGTCCGGCGGTGACGGTCGGCGGCACTCCGGATTTCTTTGCGGCAGGGGACATCCCTTCGGCGACCGAGCACCGCGCGGGGACCTATGTCTACAACGACCGTGCCATGGTGCGCGCGGGGCATGCCAGCCTCGATGAGTGCGCCATGCATATTCTCGTCACCGTGGTTTCGCGCCCGACGCCGGATCGGGCGGTGATCGACGCGGGCTCCAAGGCGCTGACCTCTGATTTGCTCGGCTTTCAGGATCACGGGCTGATCGTCGAATACCCCGGTGCGCGGATCACCGGTCTGTCGGAAGAGCACGGCGTGGTGGACCTGTCGGGAATCGCGGGCGAGGGGCCCAAGGTGGGCGAGGTGCTGCGGGTGATCCCGAACCACACCTGCGTGGTCACCAATCTCTTCGACCGGATGGTCTTCCACGACGGCGAGAAGGTCACCCGGGTGCTTAAGGTGGCGGCGCGCGGCACCGTCTGGTGA
- a CDS encoding ABC transporter ATP-binding protein: MGQLALSGVKKRFNKFEVIHGIDLDIRDGEFVVFVGPSGCGKSTLLRMICGLEEITEGACTIDGIRVNDLPPVKRGIAMVFQSYALYPHMSVFENIAFPLRVEKLPEAEIKERVMRAARVLQLENRLQQKPGNLSGGQRQRVAIGRAIVRQPSIFLFDEPLSNLDAALRAEMRIELTALHKKLKATMIYVTHDQVEAMTMADRIVVLDGGSISQVGAPLELYHKPDNLFVAGFIGNPRMNFLPGTCTKVGPEGATVSLNTGGTITVPVEAPRSLEGHQITLGIRPEHLSQAGGDLSIDVIPNVVERLGVNTVAYAELEGVGTISALLPGSSPVAPATPATLSFLAADCHLFDADGMALARKVDSSMPIPAAATA, translated from the coding sequence TTGGGACAGCTTGCCCTGAGCGGTGTGAAGAAACGCTTCAACAAATTTGAGGTCATCCATGGGATCGACCTCGACATCCGGGATGGCGAATTCGTCGTCTTCGTCGGGCCTTCGGGGTGCGGCAAGTCCACGCTGCTGCGGATGATCTGCGGGCTGGAAGAGATCACCGAGGGCGCATGCACCATCGACGGAATCCGCGTCAACGACCTGCCGCCGGTCAAGCGCGGCATCGCCATGGTGTTCCAATCCTACGCGCTCTATCCGCATATGTCGGTCTTCGAGAACATTGCCTTTCCGCTGCGCGTCGAGAAGCTCCCTGAGGCCGAGATCAAAGAGCGTGTGATGCGCGCGGCGCGGGTGCTGCAACTGGAGAACCGGCTGCAGCAGAAGCCGGGCAACCTCTCTGGCGGACAGCGCCAGCGGGTCGCCATCGGCCGGGCCATCGTGCGTCAGCCATCTATCTTCTTGTTTGACGAGCCGCTGTCGAACCTCGACGCCGCGCTGCGTGCCGAGATGCGCATCGAGCTGACCGCGCTGCACAAGAAACTCAAGGCGACGATGATCTACGTCACACACGACCAGGTCGAGGCGATGACCATGGCCGACCGCATCGTGGTGCTCGACGGCGGCAGCATCAGCCAGGTCGGCGCGCCGCTCGAGCTTTACCACAAGCCCGACAACCTGTTCGTCGCGGGCTTCATCGGCAACCCGCGGATGAACTTCCTCCCCGGCACCTGCACAAAGGTCGGTCCCGAGGGCGCCACGGTGAGCCTGAACACTGGCGGCACGATCACCGTGCCGGTCGAGGCGCCCCGCAGTCTCGAAGGCCACCAGATCACGTTGGGCATCCGCCCCGAGCACCTGAGCCAGGCCGGCGGCGATCTGTCGATCGACGTGATCCCGAATGTCGTCGAACGGCTGGGGGTGAACACCGTGGCCTATGCCGAACTCGAGGGCGTGGGCACGATCTCGGCCTTGCTGCCCGGATCCTCTCCGGTGGCCCCGGCGACACCCGCGACGCTCTCCTTCCTCGCCGCCGACTGCCACCTCTTTGACGCCGACGGCATGGCCCTCGCCCGCAAGGTCGACAGCTCGATGCCGATCCCGGCAGCGGCCACCGCCTGA